A genomic window from Sulfurimonas sp. includes:
- the hisD gene encoding histidinol dehydrogenase, giving the protein MIFTNSKSSDFKAEFDELLGRGKMDIASVSTIVGNIIGEIKSEKNEALKRHIAKFDKWTPKSDEDLKISTESMSRAYANLDEKLKSSLHLAYDRIKIYHEKQKPRSWFDDEPNGTILGQRVTPVDSAGLYIPGGKAAYPSSLLMNVIPAQVAGVEKIVVCTPTPDNEPNELLLAACHLCGVSEVYKVGGASAIAAMAYGTQTIPKVDVITGPGNIFVATAKKMVFGDVNIDMIAGPSEIGILADDSANPSHLAIDMLSQAEHDEMASSILITPSQKLADSVRVELENWLKKLPREEIARKSIEERGAIIVTADMEEAIELMNEIAPEHLEVATLSPFELLPLIKHAGAIFLGHNTPEAVGDYVAGPNHTLPTGGTAKFYSPLGVENFMKKTSIISFSSKAINEIGEECALIAKTEGLTAHELSVRIRLYK; this is encoded by the coding sequence ATGATTTTTACAAATTCAAAAAGTAGTGATTTCAAAGCTGAGTTCGATGAGCTTCTCGGGCGAGGCAAAATGGATATAGCCTCTGTCAGTACAATAGTCGGAAATATTATCGGTGAAATAAAAAGTGAAAAAAACGAGGCGCTAAAACGACATATTGCCAAGTTTGACAAGTGGACTCCAAAGAGCGATGAAGATTTGAAAATTTCGACGGAGTCTATGAGTAGGGCATATGCAAATCTTGATGAAAAGCTGAAAAGCTCTTTACATTTGGCATATGACAGAATTAAAATATACCATGAGAAGCAAAAACCGAGATCTTGGTTTGACGATGAACCAAACGGAACTATTTTGGGTCAGAGAGTTACTCCGGTCGATAGCGCGGGGCTTTATATACCGGGCGGAAAAGCAGCTTATCCCTCATCGCTTCTTATGAATGTTATTCCGGCGCAGGTTGCAGGGGTTGAGAAGATAGTAGTTTGTACGCCGACACCCGACAATGAGCCGAATGAACTTTTGCTTGCGGCTTGTCATTTATGCGGAGTAAGTGAAGTTTATAAAGTCGGAGGTGCCAGTGCTATTGCTGCTATGGCATACGGTACCCAGACTATTCCAAAAGTCGATGTTATCACGGGACCGGGAAATATTTTTGTTGCAACGGCAAAAAAGATGGTTTTTGGCGATGTAAATATTGATATGATTGCAGGACCGAGCGAGATAGGGATACTTGCGGACGATAGCGCAAACCCGTCGCATTTGGCAATTGATATGCTCTCTCAAGCTGAGCATGACGAGATGGCAAGCTCGATTTTAATTACTCCGTCGCAGAAGTTAGCCGATAGTGTAAGAGTCGAACTTGAAAATTGGCTAAAAAAACTTCCCAGAGAAGAGATAGCAAGAAAGTCTATTGAGGAGAGAGGCGCGATAATCGTAACTGCAGATATGGAAGAGGCAATTGAGTTAATGAATGAAATTGCACCTGAGCATTTAGAAGTAGCAACACTCTCTCCTTTTGAACTTCTGCCGCTTATAAAGCATGCAGGGGCGATATTTTTAGGACACAATACTCCTGAAGCAGTTGGTGATTATGTAGCAGGTCCAAACCATACTTTGCCAACCGGAGGAACTGCCAAATTTTACTCTCCGCTGGGAGTTGAAAACTTTATGAAAAAGACATCAATTATCTCATTTAGCTCTAAAGCTATAAACGAGATAGGCGAAGAGTGCGCATTAATTGCAAAAACGGAGGGGTTGACTGCACATGAACTCTCGGTCAGAATCAGACTTTATAAATAG
- a CDS encoding DUF255 domain-containing protein: protein MGKIFIYLMLAVATLTASEIKWAKDFNSGVAEAKKVNKPILFVSSRHSCKYCVMLDETTFKDKRVIEELNKNFVSIISYSDKNDYMPKELWQPGTPAIWFLEPSAEPMYQPLMGAIDAENFLKALAIINEEFGKGKNKK, encoded by the coding sequence ATGGGTAAAATTTTTATATATTTAATGCTTGCTGTTGCTACTCTTACGGCTTCGGAAATAAAGTGGGCAAAAGATTTTAACAGCGGAGTTGCAGAAGCAAAAAAAGTCAATAAGCCGATACTTTTCGTATCTTCAAGACATTCATGCAAGTATTGTGTCATGTTGGATGAAACCACATTTAAAGATAAAAGAGTTATTGAAGAACTTAATAAAAATTTTGTATCAATAATCTCTTATAGCGACAAAAACGATTATATGCCCAAAGAGCTGTGGCAACCCGGTACCCCTGCAATATGGTTTTTAGAGCCGAGTGCAGAACCGATGTATCAGCCGTTAATGGGTGCGATTGATGCCGAAAATTTTTTAAAAGCATTGGCTATTATAAATGAAGAATTTGGCAAGGGAAAAAATAAAAAATGA
- a CDS encoding 4Fe-4S dicluster domain-containing protein: MQLGFLVDLHLCMGCKGCEVACKVENEVPLSTWRLRVKYVDVGTFPETRRTFTPLRCNHCENAPCERICPVSALHYLENGIVNIDKERCIGCAGCVMACPYGAIYIDPQTQTADKCTFCAHRVASSMMPACVVACPVQANIFGDLEDPTSNISKYIQIHQGGVQVRKPEKGTNPHHFYVGGGNVTLNPLASHRTHGHSLFNNITTLPVGGHH; encoded by the coding sequence ATGCAATTAGGCTTCCTGGTTGATTTACATCTATGTATGGGATGTAAAGGGTGTGAGGTCGCATGTAAAGTGGAAAATGAAGTTCCGCTGAGTACATGGAGACTTCGTGTTAAATATGTAGATGTAGGAACTTTTCCTGAAACAAGAAGAACATTTACGCCGCTAAGATGTAACCATTGTGAGAATGCGCCGTGTGAGAGAATCTGTCCGGTTAGCGCACTTCACTATTTAGAAAACGGTATTGTAAATATCGACAAAGAGCGTTGTATCGGTTGTGCCGGTTGTGTTATGGCTTGTCCTTACGGAGCAATTTATATCGATCCTCAAACTCAAACTGCCGATAAATGTACATTCTGTGCTCACCGCGTGGCTTCATCAATGATGCCTGCATGTGTTGTTGCATGTCCTGTTCAGGCGAATATTTTTGGAGATTTAGAAGATCCGACTTCCAATATTTCCAAATATATTCAAATTCATCAAGGCGGAGTTCAAGTGCGTAAACCTGAAAAAGGAACAAATCCTCATCACTTTTATGTCGGCGGCGGAAATGTTACGCTTAACCCGCTTGCTTCTCATAGAACGCATGGACACTCACTGTTTAATAACATCACAACACTTCCAGTAGGAGGACATCACTAA
- the nrfD gene encoding NrfD/PsrC family molybdoenzyme membrane anchor subunit: MAHEILAATNAVVTLDAAIPGIVWPWLVTVNMWAKSIGTGVIFMLFMLLRMYPEQAGKLRLPTAIVAFVFINIFLLFTLADLHQPFRMWHIFVYSNWTSAIAIGSFMASTFLGLLTLLVFFAWKKNDEAYDKLLLWVTILAIPVTLYTAGLMAQCTARELWQMPTESAQMILAALLSGSAFMILLGGNNLSNEAKNSLGVVLGLSALMAFIIYMSEYIFGPMKAEEVAATIDYVKSGGQYSVMFWIGQWMTYLLPMLFIVLSRTSKSDSILKLAAILALVGLAIVKHVWLMIPQLLPMS; the protein is encoded by the coding sequence ATGGCACATGAAATATTAGCAGCGACAAATGCTGTAGTTACTTTAGATGCAGCAATACCGGGAATAGTATGGCCTTGGTTGGTTACGGTAAATATGTGGGCGAAGAGCATAGGAACAGGCGTTATTTTTATGCTTTTTATGCTTCTTAGAATGTACCCTGAACAAGCAGGAAAGTTGAGATTGCCGACGGCAATAGTTGCTTTTGTGTTTATCAATATCTTCTTGTTGTTTACACTTGCGGATTTGCATCAGCCGTTTAGAATGTGGCATATATTTGTTTATTCAAACTGGACATCTGCAATAGCAATAGGTTCTTTTATGGCTTCAACATTTCTCGGTCTTTTAACGCTTCTTGTGTTCTTTGCATGGAAGAAAAATGACGAAGCTTATGATAAATTATTGTTATGGGTAACAATCCTTGCAATTCCTGTTACACTTTACACTGCCGGTCTAATGGCTCAGTGTACGGCTCGTGAATTATGGCAAATGCCGACAGAGTCTGCTCAAATGATTTTAGCAGCACTACTTTCCGGTTCTGCATTTATGATTTTGCTTGGTGGAAATAATCTTAGTAATGAAGCAAAAAACAGTTTAGGGGTTGTTCTTGGACTAAGTGCGTTAATGGCGTTTATTATCTATATGTCTGAGTATATATTCGGACCGATGAAAGCAGAAGAAGTTGCAGCTACTATTGATTATGTCAAAAGCGGCGGACAATACTCGGTTATGTTTTGGATAGGTCAGTGGATGACATACCTTTTACCAATGTTATTTATTGTCTTAAGTAGAACAAGCAAGAGCGATAGCATTTTAAAATTAGCTGCTATTTTGGCATTAGTCGGTTTGGCTATAGTAAAACATGTATGGCTAATGATTCCACAATTATTACCAATGAGTTAG